The Centroberyx gerrardi isolate f3 chromosome 13, fCenGer3.hap1.cur.20231027, whole genome shotgun sequence genome contains the following window.
GGATCTTGCACAAAGGTACATCAAGATGTTGAGGGAGAGAAGAGTCTCTTCTTCATCTCACCTGCCCAGATATTTTAATCTGGTCCATGGAAACGAACCTTTGGGCCACCAACAGCCACTGACCTGCAGGACATTTACATAGTATTGTGGTTTTGTCCCAGAGCTCTCTTCTGTGGCCAGTGGTCATCAGATGCCAGGCTGGATGGAAAAACCGTCATCATCACTGGAGCTAACACTGGCATCGGGAAGGAGACAGCCTTGGACCTGGCAAAGAGAGGTAAAGGGCTTGAAATTtactttttgttatttttttcttaaagctgcattaagtaaggtttttactgctaCATTGATATTTCTCTTCCCAACAGCAAATTATTTTAGACTTAAAGCTGTCAGTCTTGACAAAACACTGTTGTTTTGTTCATCAGACACAAGCCAGCCACAAATTGCTTGACATTTCTCACTAAATGTTCATGTTTCTGCTTCTTTTTCATTTGTCACCAATGACTTCTTAAGCTAATACTACTGTTTCAGTTTTGGTTCCCTGGTCTTTTTGCAGCAATGTTGCAGCGCCACATTGTGGTTTATTTTCTTAGTTATAATATATCTACCTATATCTTCACCTTGACTTCATTCAATCCGATGCCGACTTGCTGTTTAAGTCTGATAAGAGAGAGGACCAATGATGTTGGAGCCAGTCAGAGCCTCAGTACTGGAGAAGCTTTGTGTTCATACAGATACTAGATCAGAcaaactgtcaaactgtcaaGTAGCTGCTAGAATTGGCAGGTTAGTGACTGTTAAAGGTAAAATCCACCCTGGGATAGTCTTCCACTGTATTTCATCAATATGTCTGTGATGCTCAATGCATCccaggagtttttttgtgatgaagtgttgtaattaactttttttgtgtacccactttccctgaACTCTGAAgtctcgtctacttctacttcagttggtgatttcttaagtttcccagaatgcctttcaacaacctccagagaggctgtctactgtctgtatacatgcagatggagagagtggtAGTGTAGTAAGTTTCTCCAGCCAAGAAAACGTGAGTGGAGAAAGGACAATGCTGTGTTGCCATGTTCAAATTACCAGTCATTAAAGAGGGTATTGTATTTTACAGACTACTGATAACAGATACTGACTACAGATCTCcaaagatgcaagctgtggttgcattgcattctggtctattgaggctcctATAGGTGGAGAaattatctctgcctcttctatgatggatttctccctttaTGATTGAACACATCAGTACAAAATGGTGGGTCTAGAAAGAAGGCCTTGCTCTTTGTTTCTGAGGGACTgaaaccaaaacctgacatttaccattgatgttttagatcactgaaaatgttctggcgtcaaactccattgtagctgcactggaaatatctcaacctAACAGCACgtcgtctacatttggccagttatccatgggaataggaaaaatataccaccaaacagcaaaatggacTCAGAAATGCAAGATTCATTGCCAATAgtagttgtttttgttgttgttgttgttttttttttacagtttttctgttTCAAGATGAGAGAGATGGTAATGTGTTCCATTCAAAAACAGAAGCAAGTGGTCAGGCTTAATCTGTACAAATGGGAAGTAGTTTGTTAGAAAAGCCTTCTATTTACATAACTATCAAAGAGTGTCAAAGAGGCTTTGAGTgcataatgaaattaaaattttaaCTCTTAACTTTTTTCTGGTTTGTCATTGTACAAACTTAACTATGTATAAATTTGGTGTTAATAcactttaaaaaacactttACACTTTAAACAGAGTAACAGTtactatgattattattatagaaaATGATGGCTCCCTGGAAGGTAAAAATTTCCATTCTTAGCTCTGACTGAACTGTACATATTTTAGTATTAGTTTTAGCATGTTTTACACATGATAGCCTCGAATGTTTATCTTTGGTTTTGgcttaaaggttaaataaaaaaacaaataaaatacaccACATCTGATTTGATCACCTGAAATCCTGTGTTTGCATTAAGGACATTGCATTAAATTGGTTCTAGAATGTCTCTCGAATCTTCTCTGTTGGAATTGGAAACTCATCATCCTCAGCATACATTAACTGTGGAGTTCCTCAAGGTTCAATTTTAGGTCCTATCTTTTTTTCACTTACATGCTCCCTCTTGGTCGCACTATAGGCACTACAAGCATATCTCCACTGCTATGCTGACAATACACAGCTATACCCACCTATGAAATCCAAAAATCCAGATAGCCTAGCCACTCTTGCCTCTTGCTGAAATTAAGTGTTGGATGtaccagaatgttttttttacaacttaCTGAAAATAGACGATTTTTACAACTTACTAAAGATTGTACAGTTTGGTTGCCATGATACCATAATTTACTTGACAGTATCAGCAAATATAAAGCAAGCTGGCAGAAATGAGAAAAGGAGATTTTAGGGCCCCCAAGTAAAGAGACTTGTTCAGTCCTCTTTCATTCAGTTAAGAACCACCTccaaaattaaaatgttaagCAATCTGGAGAAAGTCTGGTCATTCCTAAATCTAGGTTTAAGACTAAAGAAGACCGGACCCTCTGGTCATTCCTAAATCTGTGTCTTCATGCCAGACCTCCTACTCTTAGGGAATTTCTTCTTGTAGAGatcagtgtcatcttttaagACCTATTTTTACAGATGTGGTTTTATGGAATGATGTTTGTCCTtccaacatattttttttgtttttgctgctgtcCTCCTTGTGTAACCTTGCTTCTGTGCCCTCTGTTTGTCTTGATTGTCAAGCACTTTGTAGTCTACGTTTTGTTAAATTTGCTAGTGTCATACAATtaaagaaattattattattattattattactcttccctccctctatctctgccATCTTCAATCCAGGTGGGAGGATCATAATAGCCTGTAGAGACATCTCAAAGGCTGAGACGGCCAGAGCAGAGATTGTAGAAATGTCTGGAAACCCAAATGTCATCTCAAGGAAGCTGGACCTGTCTGATACCAAGTCCATCAGAGAGTTTGCCGAGGTCATCAACAGAGGTGAGATGAGAGACAAATATGAATGATTTATTACCATGTCCAAAGTCAAATTATCAGTAGAGTACTATTAGTAGAAATGAGAATGGGTACAAATGTAAAATACAATTGATTGCACACTCTTTTAATTGTAAAAACTGaccaatcaatcagtcaatcaaataTTTTTTCCTTACACGTTCTTCAGAGGAGAGCCAGCTCCACGTCCTAATCAACAACGCTGGAGTGATGATGTGTCCATACTCGAAAACAGCCGATGGCTTTGAAATGCAATTTGGAGTCAATTACTTAGGTGAGatcagtttcacacaaaaaaaacagcttgtgcCAATCAAAGCTGGAATTTACTTTGAATTCAATTAATTCAGGTTTGATAAGTGAAAATTCTGAAAAACCTTTGGCATGAGAAGTTTACCTAATATAATTTACTAATTAAAAAATTAGGACGATAGCTCAGTAGCATAATGAATTGGAGTTTAAAATGTGACACCCACTTTTTATGAAAtatacttttacaaaatgattgctgccTTTCAGGTAAAGTTCATTATGGATTATAGTataatatatagtatagtataagtCATTAGGTAACTAAATAcctttaacactttaacactagCATTTTAGAGAATAGATACAagtgtatttttgaaatattgaccaGTATACATCAAGTAACTTTTTCAAATTGTCATTATTAGGTCACTTCCTGCTGTCGTTCCTATTGGTTGAGCTGCTAAAGCGGTCCGCCCCCTCGAGGATCATCAACCTATCATCTATGGCTCACGCCTGGGGGCGGATCCAGCTGGAGGATATCAATAGTGAGAGGAGCTACCATTCAAGGAGGGCCTACGGCCAGAGCAAACTGGCCAACATCCTCTCTACAAGATCTCTGGCAAGGAGGCTGCAAGGTGGGTATGAGTCACTATGAACTGTTCAAGAGCCAGGCATGGTGAGTCATTGGCtacactcacatgcacaattatttttctttgtggcATTTATATGACAGTctatagtgaagagagacaggaaagactgtggagagacagaaggggatgacatgcgacaaaggtcccagtcTGAACCCAAACCCAGGACACCCCCACAATTCCATTcttaaagggtctatgtgtaatttctggtctaATGCTGGCCTATCATACAGCGTTGTCATtgcaacaacactctgccctcaaTACTACACATAGACCTTACTCAAGTAACCTAGTTTTGGGTTGACGCATGTAAACATCCGGGGTCTGGGTTATAGAGGTTATATGAGCTGGTAAGCTCATACTCCGATTATGACAAACCTGGTTAAGATACCTTGTTTActcaattacaattacaatttcccatttggcagatgcttttatccaaagcgatgtacacatgagattttaatacaacacaagcaaggatctagtcaggagagaacaacgagagtaagtgccataaagctaagttctagtccgacaggacataggtgccacaaggcagtgcatagaggcagtgcatagaagcagataaagattttttttttttttttttttagcagttacacagtccatcaggtgagaaggtgtttgctaaagagctgggtctttagccttttcttaaagattgagagggactctgcggatcgaatggagtttggtaactcgttccaccaccgagaaaccacagaagagaagagcgtGGCTAgggacttagggccttgttgtggtggcagcaccaggcgccgctccttggcagagcgtagtgggagggagggagcgtagacctgaatgagggagttcaggtggGTGGGAgctgttttggttgctgctttgtaggcgagcatcaaggacttgaacttgatgcgggcagcaactgggagccagtggagggatatgaacagcagagtgacatgtgctcttttgggctggttgaagaccagacgcgccgccgtgttctggatcatctgcagaggtttgagcgtacatgccgggagccctgccagtaaggagttgcagtagtcaaggcgtgatattacaagagcctgtactaggagttgtgctgcatgttcagacaggtagggtctaaTCTTTCTGATGTTGTGCAGGGCAAATCaacatgaccgagcaacagaagccacatgctccttaaaggttagttggttATCAATACTCCCATATTAAtcaggttactgtggcatggaaaaatCTTACTACTTTCACTTTTAGTTTTTACCATCTACCAAACTCACCCAGATCCACCCAGCATTATGGGtgcattttgatgtcaacaaaaaacatggtggGGAGCAATACGTACTATTACTGTTTACTTGGGATCATCATTTTGTTCTTCTGTATTACAAGTAAGctactattgctcagtcaaagagggagggggaatataataataacaataatacaaacaataacaataataacaactatttatatagcacttttcaaaacatagTTACAAAAATAGGATAAAATCCATAAGGCAATAAAGTGAAAGAGATAAACAACTGTGCTTCACACACATTAAAAACCataaaagaacaacaaaaatgcaaaataaaatcGAACAAATAAAATACCAGTGAGgacaaaccaaacacacagcacaagaAGGAATACAACATATAAACAATGTGTCTGGCCCAACTCACAACCGTGGCCACACTCTCGACTTAGTATTTACTCTTGGTCTGGGTCTAAATAATCTTGCCATGAAAGACCTCTTTGTCTCTGGCTATCTGTGTATTACGTTTGATGCTGTCTTCCAGGCTGCTACTAAACCCTAAAAGCATACTGTGCATTGTTGTGTTCTTAATGAACATAAGGCCTCAAAATATTTCTCCCTCTTTACCAGTGTAGGTGACATGCCAAGTCATTCTGATACTAATTATCTGTTAAATTGCTTTAATCAGTTATGCTCTTCTACTTTGGATACTATTGCtcattttaaaaatcatttaaaaCCTAGAGCATCTCCTTGGATTAACAATGACATTCGCAGAGTTAAGTGGAAAGTTCAGAATTTTTATAGGCAGGGATGGACTGGGATCAAAAATTGGCCCCGGACATTTATCCAGACCAGCCCACCGCAATCGGCCGGACACCAACCATCCTTGCTGGTGATTTACGAATCTCCGTTTGAAATAAGTAGAGGTGGTTGAATAGACAATATACTCACAGACATAAAAGGCTGCCTGGCTGTGGATGAACTGGCTTGCTTCTTCAATGAAGACTCAAACAAGAGATGAGGGAAAACAAACGTGAAGGCATCCTGTAGACAACGAGCATATCAAGCTAACAGCATCATGTGTGACgtccaaaaatgtttttattttcttcgaTATCGAAGAATCCTCTAATGTACATATCATTACATAGTTGTTAACTTGATAAAATAAAGATATTATAACATAGCCTCTCTATTATATTTGAATGGGATTCTTCAGTCCAAGACTTGAATCGAGCACCCATACAGAGCAGCTAGGGCTGCTGGACTGGCTGGGCTTGAGAAATACCAGGTCACTCATCAAGATAAAGAAATACATGGCCCACTTTGCCACTGTGAACGTACTGGTACGTCTCTGTGCTCTTGTAATTTTTCATACTTTCCCCATTGAACCCCAGTGACAACACAAAATTAAAGATATCTCCGTAGGATATTGTGGGCCATTTTCTCATGTCATCCAACTGGAAAGCCAATAGGGATGTAAAACAGTTAAACCATCTGACCATCGCAGGGTAGACAATGTATGCTCCCATTTCcctgccatttcttttttttttaagtgtaaatgatgttgctgctgctttgcTAGCTTAGTTTATGCGGCGCCGAGAGTAAACAACATCTGTGAACCGGAAATGCTCCACAAAAAATTACGTTCAGTCTTTGTTTACTTCCACATCTTGTAAATAAGGTTAATAGAACGGATGGATTGAAAAGGGTGAAAAaggcccccaaatcactaagtccaCCTCGGAGTGCTTTCTCAattctcttttcttgtttttcccaTTATATACTTTGTTCAAGTTCCCAGCCTCTTTTGCTTTTCCAGCAAACTCCAATGTGTTGCAGCATGCCATTCCATGGATAAAGCAGTGTCAGAGGCACTTTTTAATATTACAATTGTGTCAATAAGCAACGTTCTCTCAGTATTGCTTCAACTCTCAATCCACTTACAAACTGATTTGGTAATGCTTCATCTAGGTGTGGGCCAAATTTGCAGTGGTTAGACCTTTTGTTGATTTCTTTTCTGGAATCGGAATCTGTTGCCGATGTTAAGGGGTTTTTGCTTGTAATGGTAATGTAGTTTTTCGCATTGGGTTTAGCTGGCAGGACTAAATTCTTCCCAAAATTAAAAGAACAGCTTTAAAAGTCAAATCAGACACTTTTATTGGTGACAATGGCACTGTGATGAAAGTGACGTTGGCGGTGTAAACTACCTGCAGGTAGTGGAGTGACGGTGTACGCCGTCCATCCGGGGATTGTTCGTACAGAGCTGAAGAGGCATATGAACCTGGCCCTACTGGTCTCCTGGAAGATCGTCCGACCCTTCACCAAGACCATCGTCCAGGGAGCCCAGACCTCCATCTACTGTGCTGTGGAGCCCGAACTAGACACACAGACTGGGGGATACTACTGGTAAGTTATGTTCCCTGTAAGCTAGTGGTGTCCAGTCCTGTGCCATGgaggagtctgcaggttttcattccaagcaaacactgcagctcatttcacttaagtgaactggagactctaaattgtctaTATGTCAgcatctgtctatctgtcctgTGATAGACTGGCACGTGAACCACTAATTCTCTCCAAAAAATCCGGTCACCTAATAAATGGCTTGCTAGGtaacattagcaactgaacCATTGGCAAACATTGATAATAGCATATTGCATACATGGAAGCAATGCATGTACACCAATGTGCTTATTAGAAAATGCCAGACTATGTGTTGTTTTgctgaatttggctcttgaagaTTTCCAGCGTAACTAATAATGAAGGTTCACCG
Protein-coding sequences here:
- the LOC139917431 gene encoding retinol dehydrogenase 12-like isoform X1 → MANIYTLRALFCGQWSSDARLDGKTVIITGANTGIGKETALDLAKRGGRIIIACRDISKAETARAEIVEMSGNPNVISRKLDLSDTKSIREFAEVINREESQLHVLINNAGVMMCPYSKTADGFEMQFGVNYLGHFLLSFLLVELLKRSAPSRIINLSSMAHAWGRIQLEDINSERSYHSRRAYGQSKLANILSTRSLARRLQGSGVTVYAVHPGIVRTELKRHMNLALLVSWKIVRPFTKTIVQGAQTSIYCAVEPELDTQTGGYYCDCKLSSCTSAARDDVMAEKLWEVSCQMLGISWE
- the LOC139917431 gene encoding retinol dehydrogenase 12-like isoform X2 encodes the protein MAYTICCKSWSSDARLDGKTVIITGANTGIGKETALDLAKRGGRIIIACRDISKAETARAEIVEMSGNPNVISRKLDLSDTKSIREFAEVINREESQLHVLINNAGVMMCPYSKTADGFEMQFGVNYLGHFLLSFLLVELLKRSAPSRIINLSSMAHAWGRIQLEDINSERSYHSRRAYGQSKLANILSTRSLARRLQGSGVTVYAVHPGIVRTELKRHMNLALLVSWKIVRPFTKTIVQGAQTSIYCAVEPELDTQTGGYYCDCKLSSCTSAARDDVMAEKLWEVSCQMLGISWE